Below is a window of Candidatus Cloacimonadota bacterium DNA.
CATCCATCAATTGTTCAGTATCCTTGCTTAGTAAGGGATCTTTATTAATGCGATCTTGGAAGCTTTGCAGTTCCACTTTAAACTGCATCAAGAATTGGCGTTTTTGTTCTTTGATGGACAAATACTGATGTTCCAAAACACTAAGATGCTGTTTTGCTTCGTTAATTGCGCGTTTAGCTTTAAGTTCTGCTTCATGAATGATGTTTTCGGCTTCCTTGCGGGCATTAGCGATAATATCCGCTTTAGTTTTTTCGGCAAATACAAGTGTTCTGCTAATAAGCTCTTCACGACGCTTGAGGTCTTCCACGGCAGAATTTGCAGAGACTGCTTCTTGTTTTACCTCGTACTGCATTTGCTCGCGGCGCGATAATTCACGCTCTTGTTTTCTCAATAATTCGTCTAACTCCGAAGCTACTTGTTCCAAAAAGGCACGCACTTCCTTTTTGTTGTAGCCAAACATTTGTCCAGAAAACTCTTGATGTCTTATATCTAAAGGGAATAGGGGCATTTTATATTCCTCCCGCTATATTAAGCTGCCAAGTATCCTTTGCAGGATATTTAAAAGAAGATAAGCCACAATAGGCGAAAAATCAAGTCCCATATTTGGTATAATATTGCGTATTGGGGCTAGTAATGGTTCGGTCATGGTAA
It encodes the following:
- a CDS encoding DivIVA domain-containing protein encodes the protein MPLFPLDIRHQEFSGQMFGYNKKEVRAFLEQVASELDELLRKQERELSRREQMQYEVKQEAVSANSAVEDLKRREELISRTLVFAEKTKADIIANARKEAENIIHEAELKAKRAINEAKQHLSVLEHQYLSIKEQKRQFLMQFKVELQSFQDRINKDPLLSKDTEQLMDGEFKQIKEDIVPQPHAGVKG
- a CDS encoding YggT family protein; its protein translation is MINMYNLIIFARVIASWIVQNPYNPIYRFLFTMTEPLLAPIRNIIPNMGLDFSPIVAYLLLNILQRILGSLI